The genomic region GCACGCAGGCTGGCCGCCTGATCGAAGGGCTTGATGCAGATTATTTACTGGCGGATCGCGGTTATGACAGCAATTCGCTTACCAGTTTGGTTTCTATCTGTTTATATTGTGGATTGCCGTTACGTGTGGCGGAATGTTCTTGCCAGCTTGGGTTTTGACGTAAGGTGCTGATCAGTTTGTTCCAATCGTTAGGTAGTTTTTCGTCATCGGCTTTATCCACCTGTAAGGTATCCTGTGCTGCATGACCACGATACATGAGCTTTTTCAATAAGTGTTTCTGACGTAAATATAATACTTGTAAGGTGGTTTCGTCAGCGCACTGCCATTTGGTGCCTTTGACAGTCGCTTTGATTTCATCACCATAACGCTTGAAAGTCGACCAACCGGCACCAGCAATGGCGCCCAAAGCGCTCGCTGCTCCCAGGCTCATGCCCCCAACCATCAGATCAATTCCGACACCTGCCGCAGCACCCTTAGCTGCGGCACTTCCAACATCCAATCCATATGCTTTAAGTATACCGGGTGCAAAGATATCCAGTTGCCATTGCCCATTGCTGACGGGAATATTCTGAATTTCAACATCCTTTTCCGAGAAATTGAAAATGGCCAATAAATCATGCAAACAATGTTGTTCAGCTTTGCGGACAAAATCGTGCAAACGGTTTTCAATCAATGAATCTGCAATTAAATTGTTTTTAGTCGTCTTGCTTTCGCGATAGCAGGCGACATTTGCAATCAACTCAGCAATTCGTTTGGCGCCCGACAAACAAAGCTGATTCCATAATGTGGCGCGATAATCAATCAGCTTCTGCAATCGATCATAGTGAGATTCCAGCAAGGTCTGCATTTTCTGATACAAACGTTTCTCAGCGTCAAAGGTAAATGCAACCGTATCGAATTCAAGCGTTGCATGCATATGAAAAGCAGTCAAATGTTGGCGCCATTTCGTTAGTTCCTGATCATGCCCGGCAATAAAGTTAAACACTGGAATAATCGGTTTACCCGATTGCGTGAGGATTTCCAGCTCCAAGCGGTATTTCTCCAGAAAAGGTTCGCGTACGTCAATGATGTATAAAAGAATATCGCTGCGTAGCACTTGGCGGATAACCTTCGCTTCTTGTTCCAGGGGATCACTGACAGAAATATCAGCCACAAACTGCTCCAATACTTGTAGCGGTGACGATAATTTTGATCGGGTCTGTAGCTTTTTGATCTGCGCAAACAAAGCCCTGGAAT from Nitrosomonas ureae harbors:
- a CDS encoding GTPase/DUF3482 domain-containing protein; translation: MMVKKPNSLNTSLLLNIAVVGHTNTGKTSLIRTMLRSTEFGIIEDAAGTTRHVEQATISANNEPILNLYDTPGLEDSRALFAQIKKLQTRSKLSSPLQVLEQFVADISVSDPLEQEAKVIRQVLRSDILLYIIDVREPFLEKYRLELEILTQSGKPIIPVFNFIAGHDQELTKWRQHLTAFHMHATLEFDTVAFTFDAEKRLYQKMQTLLESHYDRLQKLIDYRATLWNQLCLSGAKRIAELIANVACYRESKTTKNNLIADSLIENRLHDFVRKAEQHCLHDLLAIFNFSEKDVEIQNIPVSNGQWQLDIFAPGILKAYGLDVGSAAAKGAAAGVGIDLMVGGMSLGAASALGAIAGAGWSTFKRYGDEIKATVKGTKWQCADETTLQVLYLRQKHLLKKLMYRGHAAQDTLQVDKADDEKLPNDWNKLISTLRQNPSWQEHSATRNGNPQYKQIETKLVSELLS